TATCAGGATCTGAGCCGGGACGGCAGCCGGATCGATTTCCGTTCGGTCTATCCGCCTCCGGAGTGGAGAAAGGCGGTTTCCGAAAACCCGAAGCAGCTCATTTTGTTTCCGACCCACAAGCAGATCTATTACGCGTCATCCGATGAGCTTGTGCTGACGTTCGCCCGCAATTTGATCGATATCGTGGGCGGTCCGGGACTCGACGGCAAGATCGTCGGCTGCTTGTACATGGATATTTCGCTCAGCGCTTTCGACGAAATTTTCCGGCAGCTGACCATTAGCCCGAAGGACGGCATGTATGTGACGAATGCGGATGGCATTATATTATACAGCAACAAAAGGGATGAAATCGGAAAGCTTCTGAAGCTCTCGGAGTCGGAGGAATATCACTATGTCAAGCAGACGATGCCGGGCTCGGGGTGGAGCGTGGCCCTAGAGGTCAATAAAAACGAGCTGTTCGGCAAAATCAACCGGATCAAGAGCACGATTGCCGTTGTGATCGGGCTTTGCATCGTCTCTCTTATCGTGGTGGCCGTCTGGTTTTCGAAAAACCTTTCGAATCCGATCCGAAGCATCATTAAACATATGTCCCGCGTGGAATCCGGCAACTTCGATATGCAGGTTGCCGTCCGTTCGACGGATGAAATCGGCATGCTGGCAAACGGCTTTAACAAGATGACCTATCGGCTGAAAAGTTATATCGATGAGGTGTACGTAGCCCAAATCAAGCAGAAGCAAGCCGAGCTGACGGCGCTCAAAAGCCAGATTCGCCCCCATTATTTATACAATACGCTCGAGGTTATCCGGATGAGCGCGGTCACCAACGACGATGAGGAAGTGGCCGATATGATTCTTTCGTTGTCCCATCAATTGAAATACGTGCTCGATTACGGGAATGAGAGCGTCTCCCTTCTGGAGGAAAAAACGAACATCGAGCAGTACTACCGTTTGATGGAACTCCGGTACGGGGAGCACCGGCTCGCGATGGATCTGCGCATCGACGGCGGCCTGCTCGGCTGCATGCTGCCGAAGCTGTCCATCCAGCCCTTGGTCGAAAATGCGATTTACCACGGGATTTTCCCCAAATCGGGCAAGGGAACCATCCGGATCACCGCGGAGAAGGCGGACAACCGGCTTATCATTACTGTTGACGACGACGGAGTCGGCATGGACGAGACGAAGCTCGGGGCCTTGAGAGAGAAATTGGCGGGGCACAGCATGCCTGAACATGGAACCGGAGGTATCGGAATCAAAAACGTACACGACCGCATCACGGGATTATACGGATCCGCATATGGGATCGAACTTAACAGTACGCAGCATATCGGCACTTCCGTCCGCATGATTTTGCCTTATCTGAAAGAGGTGAAAGAAACATGATCAATGCGATCCTGGCTGACGATGAACCGATTATTATCAAAGGTCTGAAAAAGCTGATTTCCTGGGAGGAGCTGGGCGTCCGCATCGCCGGGGAAGCATGGACCGGGCGGGGGCTGATGGAGCTGATCGAGCGGGAGCGTCCCGCCCTCGTGATTACCGATATCAGCATGCCGGACGGCACCGGCATCGACGTGATGAAAGAGATCGAACGCCGCGGGCTGAAGACGAAGGTGATTTTTATCAGCGCTTACCAGGAGTTTTCCTACGCCAAGGACGCTTTGGCTCTTGGAGCTGTAGATTACCTGGTCAAGCCCATTGAAAAGGGGAACTTGCTTGCGGCCGTGCAGCGCGCCATCTCCGAGCTGAAGGAAGAATCCGAAGAGCGGCAGTTCAAGA
The window above is part of the Paenibacillus hamazuiensis genome. Proteins encoded here:
- a CDS encoding cache domain-containing sensor histidine kinase — its product is MIRLFRLRQSIFAKFAFSFIIVGLIPLLILSYFSLNTFGNYMERYTINNFEQMVMYAGKNVDDLYTKYNNISKLMYSYGQQGRYGQLGEVISNAPAEENIRLSAAVDDFLQTVVATDVHIRSAAFVFSSGRYQDLSRDGSRIDFRSVYPPPEWRKAVSENPKQLILFPTHKQIYYASSDELVLTFARNLIDIVGGPGLDGKIVGCLYMDISLSAFDEIFRQLTISPKDGMYVTNADGIILYSNKRDEIGKLLKLSESEEYHYVKQTMPGSGWSVALEVNKNELFGKINRIKSTIAVVIGLCIVSLIVVAVWFSKNLSNPIRSIIKHMSRVESGNFDMQVAVRSTDEIGMLANGFNKMTYRLKSYIDEVYVAQIKQKQAELTALKSQIRPHYLYNTLEVIRMSAVTNDDEEVADMILSLSHQLKYVLDYGNESVSLLEEKTNIEQYYRLMELRYGEHRLAMDLRIDGGLLGCMLPKLSIQPLVENAIYHGIFPKSGKGTIRITAEKADNRLIITVDDDGVGMDETKLGALREKLAGHSMPEHGTGGIGIKNVHDRITGLYGSAYGIELNSTQHIGTSVRMILPYLKEVKET